The Rathayibacter caricis DSM 15933 genomic sequence CGACCGGCTGCAGATCTCGGTGTCGACGGCGAAGGAGTACCTCGACCGGATCCGCGACAAGTACGTCGAGATCGGCCGACCCGCGCCGACGAAGGTCGACCTGCTCCGCCGCGCCGTGGAGGACGGGATCCTGCCCGGCATCGACCCGGACGACGGCGATGCCGGTCGCTGACGCTCCGCCGACGGGTGCGCCGGCGAACCGGCTGCGGATCGACCGGATCGTCACCACGGTCCTCTCGCTCTTCGGCTTCGGCTTCGCCCTGCAGACGGTCCCGCCGATCCTCGACCAGCTGCGGTTCCTCCAGCCGGCGGTGGCCTGGCCGGTGCTGGCCCTGGTCTTCGGCGCGCTGGCCGCGGCCGTCGGCACCGCGGTCGTCCACCGCGGCACGCGCATCACCGGTGTCCTCGTGGCGGGCGCCCTCCTCCTCGCGCTGCTGACGTGGCCGCTGAGCGTCGTCCCGGGCGAGGTCCTGCCCGCGATGCCCTACGTCTTCTACCTGCTGACGCTGGGCACGGCCTTCTGCACCCTCGTCGCTCCGCTGCGGGTGGCGGTCGTCTACGCCGTCGTCACCCCGGTGCTCTTCTGCGTGCTGCGGGTGCTGCCGTCAGGCGGAGCCGTCGAGCCGACCCGAGCGGTGCTGGACGCCTTCTACGTGGGCATCGTCGGCTTCGTCATGCTCGTGCTGATCTCGGTGCTCCGGCAGTCGGCCGAGGAGGTCGACCGCGCCCAGACCACGGCGATGGAGCAGTACGAGGCGGCCATGCGCCAGCACGCGGGGGAGGTCGAGCGGATCGAGGTCGACGCCCTCGTGCACGACAACGTGCTCGCGACGCTCCTCGCGGCCGCCACAGCGGAGTCGCCCTCCCAGCGCGCGCTCGCGTCGTCCATGGCCCGCCGGACCCTCGCCGTGCTGCTGCCCGAGAAGGAGTCGGACGTCGCGGAAGGGTCGGTGCCGCTCGAGGTCGTCGAGCGGCAGCTCGCGCACGCCGCGTCGACCTTCGCCGCCGATCTCGACGTGGGGACCGCTCCGGCGGCCGATCCCCGGACGGCGTCCGTTCCGCGCGCCGTGGCGGAGGCGGTCCTCGGAGCCGTCTGGCAGGCGCTGTCGAACAGCGTCCAGCACGCGGGACCCGGCGATCAGGTGCGCCGCACGGTGCGAGGGCTGCTCGACGTGGACTCCGTCGAGGTGGTGGTCGAGGACGACGGGCGCGGCTTCAGCGTCGCCGAGGTGCCGCGCGAGCGACTGGGCATCCGGCTCTCGATCCTCGAGCGGGTGCACAACGTGAGCGGAGACGCGCGGGTGGAGTCCCGCCCCGGGGAGGGCACTCGCGTCGTGATCGGCTGGAGTGCCCGGACAGCCGCCGCGCGGTCGGGGACCGGCTCGTGATCGCGTATCCGCGCCCGCTGCTCTACGCGCTCGGCGCGGGCTTCTCGCTGTACCACGTGGTCCTCGCGTTCTTCTCGTACCGCAACTCCCCGCCCAGCACCTTCGATCTGCTCGCGGTCGCCCTGTACGTGGCGGCGACGGTGGTGGCGCTCTGGCCGTCCGCCACGACGCGCCTGTCGACTCCCGTGGCCGCGTCGATGACGGTGGTGGCCGTCGCCCTGCCCCTCCTCGTGGCACCGGCGCTGGATCCCGCGGCGCCGAACGGCTACTCGACCTGGTACATCGCCGCCGTGGGCACCCTGATGACCATCGTGTGCTCCCGCAGCCGTCCGGTGTTCGCCTGGACCGGCATGCTCGTCCTCATCGTGCACACGATGATCTGGGCGGGACCGCTCTCGCTCTTCACGCTCGGCGTCATCGGCAACCTGGCCTGGGTCGGCTCAGCGCAGGCGCTCATCATCGAGCTCGGCCGAGCAGGATCCGAGGCGCGGGTGCTCGAGGCGGCGGAGCGCGCCGCGACGTCGTGGCGGGCGGCGGAGGAAGCGCACCTGACGGAGCGCGAGATCCGCCTCGAGCAGACCCGAGCGATCGCCTCCGACATGCTCCGTCGCATCGCGAGCGAGCAGGGGCTGAGCGACGAGGAGCGCATGGAGTGCCGCCTCCTCGAGGCCTCGGTGCGCGACGAGATCCGCGGGCGACGGCTTCTCGACGACGACGTCAGGCGGCTCGTCCTCGACGCGCGGAGGCGAGGAGTGACCGTGTCGGTCCTCGACGACGGCGGGCTCGATCACTCGTCCGAACGGGAGAGCAGGCGCGTGCTGCACGAACTCGCCCAGGCGCTCGCGGGGATCCGCCACGGAGTCGACCGCATCGTCGTCCGGACGGCGTCGGCTGACTCGCCCTCCGCCGTGACGATCGTCGGGCTGCGGACGGCCGGCGACGGCAGCGCGGTCGCGCTCGGCTCCGACGACTCGGCCGACGAGGTCGACGCCTGGGTCGAGATCCGCCGCGACGACCAGCGGGTCTGACCGGGGCGACGGCGGCCATCCCTCCGCGGAGGAGTTCCTCGCGTTCAGGAGCCCGCTCTGCGGAGTCGAGGAGCGCCCAACGGACGAGTTGCGCGCATCGCAGAAGGACAGCGGGTCGAACGAGTACAGCGGGTCGGACGAACACAACGGGTTAAAAGAGTGCGGCGGGCTGTCCGCTCCTCCGAAGAGGGGGCCCAGCCCGCCGTCAAACCCCGAGTGAGGGTAACAACCCGAATATTACCCTCACTCGCCCCCAAAACACCCGCCTCATTACCCTGGTCGGCGAGTGATTGGCGATGCCCTCTCCGAGGAGTGAACACCTAACACGGATAATCATGCTCAGATCGGAAGGGGCCTGATAGTCGTCACTTTAGGGGACTAATCGGGGTACAAAATTCATCTTCTCCGCCGCTGCGGGCCCCTGGAGCGCAGAGGGCCGTCAGCCGGCGAAGGAGCGCCACGCGCCCGGTGCCGCGTGCAGGGGCGCCCGGACGGCGTGGGAGCGGTCGTTCCAGCCGCTCATCAGCTCCTGCGACTCCTCGACCTCGTCCGCGCCCTGAGCCGCGAGGGCGGTGACGACGGCGGTCACCGCGGCGATCTGCCGGGCGTCGAGCCCGGGGGTCGAGATGACGACGGAGGGGGCGGAGTCCTGTTCGCTCATCCCGCGACGGTACCGCATGCTCTGCGGCGGCGTTCGGCGCGAGGTGATTATGCTGACGCCGGACGCCGCCGGAGCGACGACCGACCGTCGTCGAACCAGGAGCACCTCCCGATGCCGTCGTGGATCCCCCCGCACGCCGTGTCCGCCGTCCGCGGTCTGCTCGCCGGCGCCCGCCGGTCGCCGGCCGCGGTCGGGCTGGTGCTCCTCGTGATCGGCGCGAGCGCCGCTGCGGGAACCCTCGCGGGGCCCGCTTCAGCCACGACAGCCGCGTGGTGGGCCGCCGGATCCGGCTCCCTGCTGGGTGGCCGCCCGTGGACCGCGGTCACCGCGCTCGTGATCGCCGCCGATCCTCTGCAGCTCGTGCTCGAAGCGGTGCTCGCCCTGCTGCTCCTGGTGATCGCCGAGCGCCGCCTCGGGTCGTGGCGGACGGTGCTCGCCTTCGTGATCACGGGAACGACCGGGATCGTCCTCGGCGTGCTCCTCCAGGTCGTCGGCGCGGCCGCGGGGGAGTGGTGGGCGAGCGACACGATCGGCGACACCGCGTTCGATCCGCTGACCGGAGCGGTGGGCGCGCTGCTCACGTCCACCGCGTTCATGGGCGCTCTGTGGCGTCGGCGCCTGCGCGTCACCGTGTTCGCCCTCGTGCTCATGTTCGTGCTCTACGCCGGCGACCCCGCCGACGTCCACCGCCTCCTCGCCGGAGTCGCGGGACTGGGACTCGGCGCCGTCCTCGCGGGCCCGGTCGCCGGCGTCCGCCCGCACCGGCACGCACCCAGCTCTCACCGGGAGTCGCGCGGCCTGCTCGCAGCCGTCGTGGCCGTCACCGCCCTCGGCCCGCTCGTCGCCGTCCTGTCCGACTCGGGCTACGGCCCCTTCTCGTTCCTCGGTCGACTCCTGCAGAGCGCGTTCACCGGTACGGGCGATCTCGAGGACCCCTGCGCGCGGCTGACCCGCCACTGCACCCACCACGTGCAGTTGAGCCTCGTGCAGCCGGGAGCCATCCTGCTCACGTTCGTGCCCCTGATCCTGCTCCTGGTCGCCGCGCGGGGTCTGCGGTCCGGCCGGCGTCTCGGACTCGTCCTCGCCGTCGGCGTCAACGGGGCGATCGTCGTCCTCGACGTGCTGTCGCTCCAGCACGCGGCGCGGCATCCGGAGTTCGAGCACCACGCCGAGTACCTGCTCTGGGTCGCGACGACGGTCCTCGTCCCGCTGGCCGTCGTCGCGCTCCTGCTCGCCGGACGCCGGCACTTCCGCGTACTCGCGCCGCGTGCCGCGGCCCGCCGCTGGCGGCGCGCGATCGGTGCCGCCTTCGCGGCCGGTCTGGGCGGCTACCTGGCCGTCGCCTTCGCGGCGCGGACGAGCTTCGAGCCCGCCGTCGACGGGGGAGGGCTCCTCGTCGGAGGACTCCTGCGGTTCGTGCCCGTCGGCTTCCTCGGGGGCGCCGGTCGGCTCCCGATGCCGCGCGATCCGCTCGCCCGGGTCGTGTCCGACTGGGTGGGGCCGGCGTTCTGGCTGCTCGTGGTGATCGCCGTGGTGGCCCTGTTGCGCGCCACCGACGCGCAACGGTCCCGCGGCGACGGAGCGGTGTACCGCGGGATCCTCGCGCGCCACGGCGCCGGCAGTCTCGGCCACCAGGGCACCTGGCAGGGGAACGACCACTGGATCGCTCCGGACGGCGAGGGGGGAGTGGCCTACCGGGTCGTCGGGGGGATCGCGATCGCGCTCTCGGATCCGGCGTGCGCCCCCGAGCGTCGCGACGAGGTCGTCGCGGGCTTCCTCCGGCACTGCGACGAGCGCGGCTGGTCGCCCGTGTTCTACAGCGTCCACGACGAGCTCCTGCCCGTGTTCGACCGCCTCGGCTGGTCACGGGTCTCGGTCGGCGAGGAGACGGTCATCGACCTCGCCGGCTTCGAGCTGACCGGCAAGCAGTGGCAGAAGGTGCGCTACCCGCTGAACCGGGGGCTGAAGCTCGGCATCGAGGCGGTGTGGACCACCTGGCCGGAGCTGTCGCTCGCGACCGCGAACAGCATCGTCGACCTCTCGGAGCGCTGGGTCGCCGAGAAGGCCCTCCCCGAGATGGGCTTCACCCTGGGCGGTCTCGACGAGGCCCGCGACCCGGAGGTGTCCCTCCTGCTGGCCGTGGGACCGGACGGCGTGCTGCAGGGCGTGACCAGCTGGCTGCCGGTGCGCCGCGACGGCCGCATCGTGGGATGGACGCTCGACTTCATGCGCCGCTCCGACGACGCCATGCCCGGGATCATGGAGTTCCTGATCGCCTCCGCGGCCCTGCGCGCGAAGGAGGACGGTGCCGAGTACGTCTCGCTGTCGGGTGCTCCGCTCGCCACCGCGCCCGTCGCCGAGGGGGAGGCGCCGCCCGAGCCGACCGTGCTCTCGCGCCTGCTCGACTTCCTCGCGCGGACGCTCGAGCCCGCCTACGGATTCACGTCGCTCTTCCGGTTCAAGGCGAAGTTCCATCCGCGCTACGAGGGGCTCTGGCTGGCCTACCCCGACGCGATGCGCCTGCCGCAGATCGGCACGGCCCTGGCGCGCGCCTACCTCCCGGACCTCTCGGCCCGCGACGCACTGGCGTTCGCCCGGACGCTGGGTGCGCGGCCCGAGGAGCACGAGACGCCCGTCCGCAACGCCGGCTGAGTCGTCAGGCGCCGTCGGCCGCCGACCAGATCTCGAAGTCGAGGTCGGGGAAGTCGTCGGCGTCCTGCTCACCGACGACGGGCTGCACGAGCGAGCCGACCGGCACGCGTCGGGCGGCCAGGTCGGCGAGAGTCGCGGCGTCGCCGGGCAGCGATTCGGGGCCTCCCGCCGCGTTCGAGGCGAGCTGGCTGGTCGGCCCGAGAAGCAGCTCCGCCTCGTCCGGTCCTCCGCTCTCGGTCAGACCGGGCACGACGACCCCGTGTCGGCCGTCCGGGCGACCGCGAGCCGACGGGCGTAGTCGAGCACGGCGTGAGCGACGGCGTCCCCGACGACGAGCGAGCCTCCGGCGTAGCGCAGAACCTTCATGGTCGTGACCTCTCCCCGTGTGCGATGGGCTCGGCACCGGGGGCCGGGGTGCGCCCTCCCCACTGTACGGCGGGCGCGAGCGGGCGCGCAGGCCGATGCGCGGGAGGGGCCCGCGCGGACCGCCTAGAGCCGCAGCTCGCCCGCGACGACCCGGCTCGCCACGAGGGTGAGCGCCGTCGAGTTCGAGCGGGCGTGCCGGCGCAGGATCTGGAACGCCTCGTCGGTCGAGATCTCGCGGGCGTAGGCGACCGCGCCCTTGGCCTGCTCGATGAGCACGCGGCTGTTCAGAGCGTGCTGCAGCTGATCGCGCACGGTGTCGCTCTCGAGCAGGGCCCGCTGGTGCAGGATCCCGATGGTCGCGACATCGGCGAACGCCTGCGCGACGGCGACGTCGTCGGCCGGCAGCGTGCCCGGCTCGGAGCGGAAGAGGTTGAGCGATCCGATGCACTCGCTGCGCAGGCGCATCGGGACGCAGTGCACCGAGCGGAGTCCGAGTTCGAGAGCGCGGTCCCGGAAGGGCTCCCAGCCCGCGCGCACGTCGCGGATGTCGGGCACCACCACGGCCTCGCCGGTCGTGAGGCACTCCATGCAGGGCCCGGACTCCTCCCGGAGCTGCAGCAGCCCGATCAGGCGGGAGTCCTCGTCGGTCGACGCGAGCACCTCGGCGACGCCCCCGGCGTCGCGCAGCACGATGCCCGCCGAGGCGGCCTCGAAGAGCGCGGCGCTGCGGTCCACGAGGGTCTGGAGGAGTTCCACCGTGTCGTAGTCGTCGACGAGGGTGTCGGAGAGGGTCACGAACGTCTCGATGAGGTCGTGCTCCCGTGAGCGGGCCGCCATGCAGTCGATCCTAGATTTCGAGGGGAGGAGGGGGGAACCCGGTGCGGCGGTCGACGATCTCCTCGGCGACCTCCGCGACCGGGCGGCCCTGCGCGAACGCATGGGCCCTGAGCAGCAGGAGGGACTCCTCCGCCGAGATGCCGTGCCGAGCGAGGATCATCCCCGTCGCCTGGTGGATGATGCGGCGCGAGTGCACGTTGCTGCTCGCGGCGGTCCCGCTGTCCGAGAGGACATGGGCGACGACGCGCAGTGCCGTGCCGGGCGTGCGCGCGCGGATCCGCTCGATCACCGCGGCGGGCAGCGGACCCGAGGCGGTGCTGTAGAGGTCGACCACGCCCACGTCGAGCCCCGCGATGCGCAGAGGGAACGCGTAGACCGCGTCCAGGGGCAGCCGGCCGACCTCGGCCGCGAACAGGGGCCAGCGCTCGGCCGCGTCGCGCACGTCGTCGACGAGCACCGGAGTGCGGCGCCGCGCGGCGTCCCAGCAGGGCCCCTCGCCGAGGTCGAGCTGGATCTCGTCGAGGCGCGCAGCGACGTCGTCGCTCGCCGAGACGGTCTCGCCGCCGAACGACGAGCCGATCGTCGAGATGGCCGCGCCGCGCACGGGGAACTCGTCGGCGTACGACGAGGACAGGGTCGAGAGGGAGTCGGTCGCCATGCCCGCTCCCTCCGTCATTCCGCAGCGGATGCCGTCGTCGCCGCCCACGCTAACAGGAGGGGCGGCCGCCGGATCAGAGCGGGATGTTGCCGTGCTTCTTGGCGGGCAGGTTCGCGCGCTTGGTGCGCAGCGCCCGCAGCGCCTTGATCACGGAGACGCGGGTGGCCGACGGCTCGATGACGCCGTCCAGCTCGCCGCGCTCGGCGGCCAGGAACGGGCTCGCCACGTTGTAGGTGTACTCGTTCGCGAGACGGGTGCGGACGGCGGCGACGTCCTCGCCCGCCTCCTCCGCCCTCCTGATCTCGTTGCGGTAGAGGATGTTGACCGCGCCCTGGCCGCCCATGACCGCGATCTCGGCGGTCGGCCAGGCCAGGTTGATGTCGGCGCCGAGCTGCTTGGAGCCCATGACGATGTACGCGCCGCCGTAGGCCTTGCGGAGGATCACGGTGACCAGGGGCACGGTGGCCTCGGCGTAGGCGTAGAGCAGCTTGGCGCCGCGGCGGATCACGCCGGTCCACTCCTGGTCGGTGCCGGGGAGGTAGCCGGGCACGTCGACGAGCGTGAGGATCGGGAGCGAGAACGCGTCGCAGAAGCGCACGAACCGCGAGGCCTTCTCGCCCGCCTCGATGTTGAGCGTGCCGGCCATGGCGCTCGGCTGGTTGGCGATGATGCCGACCGAGCGGCCCTCGACGCGGCCGAAGCCGATCACGATGTTGGGGGCGAACAGCGGCTGCACCTCGAGGAAGTCGCCCTCGTCGACGATGTGCTCGATCACGACGCGCATGTCGTACGGCTGGTTCGGGCTGTCCGGGATGACCGTGTCGAGGAAGCGGTCGGAGTCGGTGGTCTCGAGGTCGACCTCGGTGTCGAAGACGGGGGCCTGCGAGAGGTTGTTGTCGGGGAGGAAGGAGAGGAGCGTCCGCGCGTAGTCGAGGGCGTCGTTCTCGTCGCTCGCGAGGTAGTGCGAGACGCCCGAGATCTTGTTGTGGGTGAGCGCGCCGCCCAGCTCCTCCATGCCGACGTCCTCGCCGGTGACGGTCTTGATCACGTCGGGGCCGGTCACGAACATCTGGCTGGTCTTGTCGACCATGATCACGAAGTCGGTCAGAGCGGGGGAGTACACCGCTCCTCCGGCCGCGGGCCCGCAGATGATCGAGATCTGCGGGATGACACCGCTGGACGCGGTGTTCCGGCGGAAGATCTCGCCGTACTTGCCCAGGGCCACCACGCCCTCCTGGATGCGGGCTCCGCCGGAGTCGAGGATGCCGATGATCGGGACGCCGGTCTTCAGCGCGAGGTCCATGACCTTGATGATCTTCTCGCCCGCGACCTCGCCGAGCGAGCCGCCGAAGATCGTGAAGTCCTGCGAGTAGACGGCCACCTGGCGACCGTGGATGGTGCCGGTGCCGGTGACGACCGCGTCGCCGTAGGGGCGCTTCTTCTCCATGCCGAACGCGTGGGTGCGGTGGCGCACGAACTCGTCCAGCTCCACGAAGGAGCCCGGGTCCAGGAGGGTGTCGATGCGCTCGCGGGCGGTCATCTTGCCCTTGGCGTGCTGCTTCTCGATCGCGGCCTCACCGCTCGCGGTGACCGCCTCGTGGTACCGGGCCTTGAGGTCGGCGATCTTCCCCGCGGTCGTGTACATGTCGGGCGCAGGACGTTCGATGTTCGCGGTCACCCGCTCACCTTACCGGCGGGGGTAGGGGCGCCCCCCTTGTCGTGAGGGCACAGGGAGCGGGCTGCCGCGCGGGAGGATCCGCACAACGACTCCCGCCTCCGGGCTCCTCGGAGAGGGCGCGAGTACCGTGGCGGCATGCAGCTCCCGCTCTCCCGCTCCGTGTCCCCGAAGGTGCTGTGGGAGGAGCACGCCGGCTCGACGAACGACGTGCTCCGCGAGCACGCCACCCGCGCGCCGGACCAGTGGCCGCACCTCGCGGTGGTGGCGACCGACGACCAGCGGGCCGGCCGCGGCCGCCTGGGCCGGGTCTGGCAGGCGCCGGCTGGTCGGACCCTCGCCGTCTCGGTCCTGGTCGACGCCTCCGGACTTCAGGCAGGCGCCTCCGGATGGCTGCCGCTGGTCGCGGGTGCGGCGCTCGCCCGGGCGCTCGCCCCGCTGGTCGCAGTCCCGGTCGCCGTGAAGTGGCCCAACGACGTGCTCCTCGACGGCCGCAAGACCGCCGGCATCCTCGCCGAGCGGCTCCCCGACGGCCGCGTGATCCTGGGAACGGGCGTGAACCTGCTCCTCACGGAGGACGAGCTCCCCGTGCCGACCGCGACCTCGCTCGCTCTCGCCGGCGCCCGGACCGCCGACGCCGACGCCGTCCTCGCGGCGTACCTCACCGAGCTCTCGGCCCTGCTCGCACCCCTGCTCTCGCTGCGCGACGCCGAGGCGGCCGGCACCGCCGCCGCCGTGCGCGAGCGCTGCGGCACCCTCGGCCTCCGCGTGCGCGTGGAGCTCCCCGACGGCTCGGTGCACGAGGGGACCGCCCTCGCGCTGGACGCCGACGGTCGGCTCGTCGTTCAGCTCGCGGACGGACCGCGCGCGTTCTCGGCGGGCGACGTCACCCACCTGCGGCAGTGAGGAGGGGGCGATGACGACGGACGCCCCCGAGCTCGAGCTCGCGCGGCTGACCCCTCGGGCGAGGAAGGCGGTGGCCCCGGTCATCGGCTTCCTCCTCCTCACCTGGTCGGGCTTCTACTTCGCCGCTCAGTTCGACCTGGGGCTCCAGCGGTGGATCATCGCGCTCGGCACGGCCGTCCTGGTGCTCCTGCTCTGCGCCCCCTCGGCGCTGCGCTCGGCGGGGATCCGCTACCGGATCACCACGCGCGCCCTGCACGCGCGGCGCGGTCTCGTGGGCGTCCGGCGCGCCGAGGTCGTGTTCGATCCGCGGATGAGCGTCCGGGTCGCGCGGTCGGTGACCCAGCGGTTCGCCCGGTGCGCCGACGTCGTGATCGAGCAGGACGGCGCGGAGGTGTTCGTGCTGCGCGACCTGCCCGATCCCGGGCTCGCCGCGATCGTGCTCCGGGACGCCATCGCCGCGTCGCCCCGGCCGCTGCCGGCGTGGGAGGACCCGGTGCGGCCCGAGTGAGGGCGTCGGTACCATGGAGCCGCCCCGCGCCAGCGGGCGGAGACGGAGGAGCGCCATGCGCGTCGGCGTGATCGGTGGCGGCCAGCTCGCCAGGATGATGATCCCCGCGGCCGTCGAGCTGGGGATCGACATCGCCGTCCTCGCCGAGACCGAGGGCGCTCCCGCGGCGCTCGCGGCGACGCAGGTCGGCGACTACCGCGACGAGGCGGTGGTGCTCGCGTTCGCCGAGACCGTCGACGTCGTGACCTTCGACCACGAGCACGTCCCGCAGCCGATCCTGCGCGAGCTCGTCGCCCGCGGGATCCCCGTGCATCCGGGCCCGGACGCCCTCCTCTACGCGCAGGACAAGCTGCTCATGCGGCGCAGGCTCTCCGATCTCGGCCTGCCGGTCCCGGACTGGGCGGAGGTGTCCTCGGCCGACGAGCTCGCCGCGTTCCTCGACGACCACGGCGGCCGTGCCGTCGTCAAGACGGCCCGCGGCGGCTACGACGGCAAGGGCGTGCGGGTCGTCCGCGGCGCCGCGGAGGCCGACGACTGGTTCGAGGCGCTCGCCGAGGACGGTCGCGGCGGCTCCCTGCTCGTCGAGGAGCTCGTCGACTTCCGGCGCGAGCTCGCGCAGCTCGTCGCCCGCCGCCCCTCCGGCGAGACGGTGCTCTGGCCGGTCGTCGAGTCCGTGCAGCGCGACGGCGTCTGCGCGGAGGTCTTCGCCCCTGCTCCCGCCTCCGCCGGACGCGTCGCCGCGATGGCGGCGGAGATCGCCGAGTCGATCGCCGAGCGCCTGGGCGTCACCGGCGTCCTCGCCGTCGAGCTCTTCGAGACGACCGACGACCGCATCCTGGTCAACGAGCTGGCCATGCGGCCGCACAACAGCGGTCACTGGACCATGGACGGCTCCACCACCTCGCAGTTCGAGCAGCACCTGCGCGCGGTCCTCGACCTGCCGCTCGGAGCGACCGGCTGCCGCGACCCGTGGACCGTCATGGTGAACGTGCTCGGCGGACCGCAGGGCGAGTCGCTGACCGATCGCTACCCCCGCGTGCTGGCGGAGCACCCGGGCGTCAAGGTGCACAACTACTCCAAGCAGCCGCGACCCGGCCGCAAGGTCGGCCACGTGAACGCGACCGGCGACGAGCTCGAGAGCGTCGTCTACGAGGCGCGAGCCGCGGCGGCGCTTCTCACCGACTGACACGTACCATGGTGGCCGTGACGAGCCGATCGACGACCCCCGCCCCCGCCGGAGACCCCACGTGAGCGCGGATGCGCTCGTGAACGGATCCGCGCCCGTCGTCGGCGTCGTCATGGGCTCCGACTCGGACTGGTCGGTCATGCAGGCCGCGTCGACGACGCTGACGGAGTTCGGCGTGGCCCACGAGGTCCGAGTCGTCTCGGCCCACCGGACCCCGGAGGCGATGATCGCGTACGGCCGCGACGCCCGCTCCCGAGGCCTCAAGGCGATCATCGCCGGCGCGGGCGGCGCCGCCCACCTCCCCGGCATGCTCGCGGCCGTGACTCCGCTGCCCGTCATCGGCGTGCCCGTGCCGCTCGCGCGCCTGGACGGCCTCGACTCCCTCCTCTCGATCGTGCAGATGCCCGCGGGCGTGCCCGTCGCGACCGTGTCCATCGGCGGAGCCCGGAACGCCGGCCTTCTCGCCGTCAAGATCCTCGCCACGGCCGACGACGCGCTCTCGGAGCGCCTCGTCGCGTTCGCCGCCGACCTCGAGACCCAGGTCGCCGCGAAGAACGACGCCCTGGTGGCGAGCCTGTGACGGCGGTGTCCCTGCCGCTGCGGCATCCCGACGTCCGCTCCAGCACCTTCATGACGCGGCGCGCCTGGTGGCTGCTCGTCGGCAACTTCCTGGTCCCCGGATCGGCCCAGGTCCTGGCGGGCAACCGCCGGCTGGGCCGCCTCGGCCTGGCGTTCACCCTCGCGCTCTGGACAGCGCTGCTGCTCGCGGTCGTGCTCTACTTCGTCTTCCCGACCGGTCTCTACACGCTCGCGACCTTCGACCTGTCGATGCTGGCCCTCCAGGCCGCACTCGTGATCTACGCGGTGGTCTGGCTCGTGCTCACCCTCGACACCCTGCGGCTCATCCGGGTCGTGCGGGTGCGGCCGAGGATGCGCGGAGTGCTGGCGTTCGCGACGATCGCACTGATGGCGGTGTCCGTCGGCACGGCGGGAGCGGGCACCTACCTCCTGGGCGTCACCCGCGGCACGCTCTCCTCGATCTTCGGTGGCGGAGCGATGGAGGCTCCGGTCGACGGCCGGTACAACATCATGCTGCTGGGCGGCGACGCGGGCGAGGACCGCGAGGGGCTGCGTCCCGACAGCATCTCGGTCGTCAGCATCGACGCGTCCAGCGGTGCGGCGACCATCATCGGTGTGACGCGCGAGTTCCGCGACGTCCCCTTCGCCGAGGACAGTCCGATGCACGAGCTCTACCCGGACGGCTACAACTGGGGCGACTGCAACGTCAGCGTGTGCAAGCTGAACTCGATCTACACCG encodes the following:
- the purE gene encoding 5-(carboxyamino)imidazole ribonucleotide mutase, encoding MGSDSDWSVMQAASTTLTEFGVAHEVRVVSAHRTPEAMIAYGRDARSRGLKAIIAGAGGAAHLPGMLAAVTPLPVIGVPVPLARLDGLDSLLSIVQMPAGVPVATVSIGGARNAGLLAVKILATADDALSERLVAFAADLETQVAAKNDALVASL
- a CDS encoding LCP family protein, yielding MSLPLRHPDVRSSTFMTRRAWWLLVGNFLVPGSAQVLAGNRRLGRLGLAFTLALWTALLLAVVLYFVFPTGLYTLATFDLSMLALQAALVIYAVVWLVLTLDTLRLIRVVRVRPRMRGVLAFATIALMAVSVGTAGAGTYLLGVTRGTLSSIFGGGAMEAPVDGRYNIMLLGGDAGEDREGLRPDSISVVSIDASSGAATIIGVTREFRDVPFAEDSPMHELYPDGYNWGDCNVSVCKLNSIYTEVELKNPELYPDAVAEGSEPGIEAMRDAVESILDLPIQYYALIDMEGFAQLIDALGGVDITYDGDEPLPLGGLLDSDGVPYGVNQWIEPGDWHFNGEQALAYARSRITSDDYARMERQRQVQEALVRQFEPANVLSKFQDVAEAGSQVIKTDVPQGMLGYFVQLGLKTRSQPIESVELTPPTVDPEDPDYDVVRSMVHEALFPDDSGN
- a CDS encoding 5-(carboxyamino)imidazole ribonucleotide synthase, encoding MRVGVIGGGQLARMMIPAAVELGIDIAVLAETEGAPAALAATQVGDYRDEAVVLAFAETVDVVTFDHEHVPQPILRELVARGIPVHPGPDALLYAQDKLLMRRRLSDLGLPVPDWAEVSSADELAAFLDDHGGRAVVKTARGGYDGKGVRVVRGAAEADDWFEALAEDGRGGSLLVEELVDFRRELAQLVARRPSGETVLWPVVESVQRDGVCAEVFAPAPASAGRVAAMAAEIAESIAERLGVTGVLAVELFETTDDRILVNELAMRPHNSGHWTMDGSTTSQFEQHLRAVLDLPLGATGCRDPWTVMVNVLGGPQGESLTDRYPRVLAEHPGVKVHNYSKQPRPGRKVGHVNATGDELESVVYEARAAAALLTD
- a CDS encoding biotin--[acetyl-CoA-carboxylase] ligase — its product is MQLPLSRSVSPKVLWEEHAGSTNDVLREHATRAPDQWPHLAVVATDDQRAGRGRLGRVWQAPAGRTLAVSVLVDASGLQAGASGWLPLVAGAALARALAPLVAVPVAVKWPNDVLLDGRKTAGILAERLPDGRVILGTGVNLLLTEDELPVPTATSLALAGARTADADAVLAAYLTELSALLAPLLSLRDAEAAGTAAAVRERCGTLGLRVRVELPDGSVHEGTALALDADGRLVVQLADGPRAFSAGDVTHLRQ
- a CDS encoding PH domain-containing protein gives rise to the protein MTTDAPELELARLTPRARKAVAPVIGFLLLTWSGFYFAAQFDLGLQRWIIALGTAVLVLLLCAPSALRSAGIRYRITTRALHARRGLVGVRRAEVVFDPRMSVRVARSVTQRFARCADVVIEQDGAEVFVLRDLPDPGLAAIVLRDAIAASPRPLPAWEDPVRPE